In Acaryochloris marina S15, a single genomic region encodes these proteins:
- a CDS encoding IS630 family transposase (programmed frameshift) has translation MPKIYSYDLRCKVIDAIELDGMPPSEASDTFHISRNTINLWQRLKAETGDLHPIPRQHLGHSHKITDWDKFRAFAQEHRYKTQAQMAELWEGQISERTISRALKNIGFTRKKTYGYRQRDEHKRAEFVQKLTTVDPDDIVYADESGMDNRDEYDYGYGPKGERVYALKSGSRSGRVNMIAALRGKQLMAPFTIEGACNRTVFEIWLETCLIPMLKPGQKLVIDNATFHKGGRIEQLVEAAGCEVWYLPPYSPDLNKIERSWAWIKSRIRHQLEHFGSLREAMEHVLYLAS, from the exons ATGCCTAAAATCTACAGCTACGATTTACGTTGCAAAGTGATCGATGCTATTGAACTTGATGGCATGCCTCCCTCAGAAGCGAGTGACACCTTTCATATCAGTCGTAACACCATTAATCTATGGCAACGTCTCAAAGCAGAAACAGGTGATCTTCATCCCATCCCTAGACAACACCTTGGCCATAGCCACAAAATCACAGACTGGGATAAGTTTCGAGCTTTTGCTCAAGAACATCGCTATAAAACCCAAGCTCAGATGGCCGAGTTGTGGGAGGGGCAAATCAGTGAGCGTACTATTTCAAGAGCGCTGAAGAATATTGGATTTACTCGA AAAAAGACCTATGGCTACCGCCAACGTGATGAGCACAAACGGGCTGAGTTCGTCCAAAAGTTAACAACAGTAGACCCAGACGATATCGTCTATGCTGACGAGTCAGGGATGGACAATCGAGATGAGTATGACTATGGCTATGGTCCCAAAGGTGAGCGGGTCTATGCTTTAAAGTCTGGTAGCAGAAGTGGACGAGTCAATATGATTGCAGCTTTGAGAGGAAAGCAGCTCATGGCCCCGTTCACGATTGAAGGGGCTTGCAATCGCACCGTATTTGAAATTTGGCTTGAGACTTGTTTGATACCGATGCTCAAACCGGGGCAGAAGTTAGTCATTGATAATGCCACCTTCCATAAGGGAGGGCGAATTGAGCAACTGGTAGAAGCCGCAGGATGTGAAGTGTGGTACTTGCCACCCTATTCTCCTGATTTGAATAAGATTGAACGGTCGTGGGCTTGGATTAAAAGTCGAATTAGACACCAATTAGAGCACTTCGGTTCACTTAGAGAAGCAATGGAACATGTGTTGTACCTAGCGTCCTAA
- a CDS encoding 2OG-Fe(II) oxygenase, whose translation MPEYNWITEQISTVTEFFTPAECESYIDLAESIGFEDAPINTAFGLQLRKDVRNNSRVILDDIERAAGLFEKIMDYVPACIGDWDICGVNERFRIYRYDVGQQFDWHYDGYFERNKDERSQLTFMVYLNDGFTGGETTLESIEIKPQQGLALFFVHQICHKGQSVIDGRKYVLRTDVMYRRLNA comes from the coding sequence GTGCCCGAGTACAACTGGATTACTGAGCAGATTTCGACCGTTACGGAGTTCTTTACGCCTGCAGAATGCGAGTCGTACATTGACCTAGCCGAATCCATCGGTTTTGAGGACGCGCCTATCAACACGGCGTTTGGCCTTCAATTACGGAAAGATGTGCGTAACAACTCTCGTGTAATCCTTGATGACATCGAACGAGCCGCTGGATTGTTTGAAAAAATTATGGACTATGTTCCTGCCTGTATTGGTGATTGGGATATCTGTGGGGTTAATGAACGGTTCCGTATCTATCGCTATGATGTGGGCCAACAGTTTGATTGGCATTACGATGGGTATTTTGAACGAAACAAGGATGAGCGTAGTCAACTAACGTTTATGGTCTATCTCAATGATGGTTTTACTGGGGGTGAAACAACCCTCGAATCCATAGAGATCAAACCTCAGCAAGGTCTGGCATTGTTTTTTGTGCACCAGATATGTCATAAAGGTCAATCGGTTATAGATGGCAGAAAGTATGTTCTTAGAACCGATGTCATGTACCGACGTTTAAACGCATGA
- a CDS encoding TldD/PmbA family protein, with amino-acid sequence MKFDLHQALNTLDINADWVGLRQVNEKTTTHAVRDGRPQSNGRDFTQGVMVEVLAQGQFGYAATNRLDPASLQVAAEQAYQQAIATSKWAVHSFTPAVRPKAVGQYQSPFQQPLDLISVADQLDLLVKVCDTLQVSDQIVKTSAFTQTLETEQIFVSSNGTDTHQTFGFVITNYEATAQDGSVIQKRTDNGPLARCYQAGSEVFDPDQVLTRAHQVGEQAIALLAAEDCPTATTTLVLAPDQMMLQIHESVGHPLELDRILGDERNYAGSSFVKLSDFGHLVYGSPLMNITFDPTVPGEFAGYAFDDAGMPAQREYLIKEGLLLRGLGSLESQARAQVPGVANFRARSWNRAPIDRMANLNLEPGQSSFDDMIGNIESGVYMEANRSWSIDDYRNKFQFGCEYARLIENGKLTKVLRNPNYRGITNQFWGNLAQVGDSSTFAMYGTPYCGKGEPNQCIRVGHASPTCAFKEIEVFGGAA; translated from the coding sequence ATGAAGTTTGACCTTCATCAGGCTCTCAATACCTTAGATATCAACGCTGATTGGGTGGGCCTCCGTCAGGTGAATGAGAAAACCACCACCCATGCTGTTCGAGACGGGCGACCCCAAAGTAACGGTCGTGATTTTACCCAGGGCGTCATGGTGGAAGTCCTCGCCCAAGGCCAGTTTGGCTATGCTGCCACCAACCGTTTAGACCCAGCCAGTTTGCAGGTGGCAGCAGAGCAGGCGTATCAGCAAGCGATCGCAACCTCTAAATGGGCGGTTCACTCCTTCACCCCAGCGGTGCGTCCCAAAGCCGTGGGCCAATACCAATCTCCATTTCAGCAGCCCCTAGACTTGATCAGCGTTGCCGATCAACTGGATCTGTTGGTGAAAGTCTGTGACACCCTCCAGGTCTCCGACCAAATCGTTAAAACCAGCGCTTTTACCCAAACCTTAGAAACTGAACAAATTTTCGTTAGCAGTAACGGCACGGATACCCACCAAACTTTTGGGTTTGTAATCACTAACTATGAAGCCACGGCCCAAGACGGCAGCGTTATCCAAAAGCGCACCGACAATGGTCCCTTAGCCCGCTGCTATCAGGCGGGTTCTGAAGTGTTTGATCCAGACCAGGTGCTCACCCGCGCCCACCAAGTAGGGGAGCAGGCTATTGCCCTGTTAGCAGCCGAAGATTGTCCCACTGCCACCACCACCTTGGTGCTCGCACCGGATCAAATGATGCTGCAAATTCATGAGAGTGTTGGCCATCCCCTAGAGTTGGATCGAATCCTCGGAGATGAGCGCAATTACGCCGGGTCTAGCTTTGTGAAGCTTTCTGACTTTGGCCATTTGGTTTATGGTTCACCATTGATGAACATTACCTTTGACCCCACGGTTCCCGGTGAGTTTGCGGGCTATGCCTTTGATGATGCCGGGATGCCCGCCCAGCGAGAATATCTGATTAAAGAAGGTCTGCTTCTCCGGGGACTGGGGAGTTTAGAAAGTCAGGCTAGAGCCCAGGTGCCAGGGGTCGCTAATTTCCGGGCTCGTTCCTGGAATAGAGCGCCTATCGACCGGATGGCTAATCTAAACCTAGAACCGGGCCAATCCTCCTTTGATGACATGATCGGTAATATCGAGTCCGGGGTGTATATGGAAGCCAATCGCTCCTGGTCTATTGATGACTATCGCAATAAGTTCCAGTTCGGCTGTGAGTATGCCCGCCTGATTGAGAACGGTAAGCTGACGAAGGTCTTGCGGAATCCAAATTACCGAGGCATCACTAATCAGTTCTGGGGGAACTTGGCACAAGTGGGCGATTCCAGTACCTTTGCCATGTATGGCACCCCCTACTGTGGCAAGGGTGAACCCAATCAATGTATCCGGGTCGGTCATGCCTCCCCCACCTGTGCATTCAAAGAGATCGAAGTATTTGGAGGAGCCGCATGA
- a CDS encoding TldD/PmbA family protein, whose translation MSTSVATNPTETLAAWESTFNQLADLLLDNLQAGEHLSIELGGEQSHFMRLNAGKVRQSGLVTDASINIRLIANQRTAYAGFPFTGDLSMDSALALEQLQQLRQDIPQLPEDPYIVLPENYGSSREAYSGQLLAADQVSAALLPTVQGVDFTGIYASGPIVRANRNSAGQKHWFATETFVLDYSLIAPSEKAVKATLAGQTWDQTAYTEQIQQSITQLQVLDRPVKVIEPGQYRTYFAPAATAELIGMLSWGGVSEASMQQGGSSLAKLREGKSLSPHLTLKENFSLGLVPRFNSLGEVAPEEVPLLVDGQLVNTLVNARTAKEYQVKSNAASGHEGMRSPEVLPGSLSTAEILAQLGTGLYLSNLHYLNWSDRTGGRITGMTRYACFWVEQGEIIAPIKDLRFDDSLYEFLGAKLENLTDTQEFIPCVDTYGARSLGGSLMPGLLVNDFTFTL comes from the coding sequence ATGAGCACCAGTGTCGCAACCAACCCCACCGAGACCCTGGCGGCTTGGGAATCTACCTTTAATCAGCTTGCCGATCTACTGTTGGATAACTTGCAAGCGGGAGAACATCTCTCCATTGAGCTGGGGGGTGAACAAAGCCACTTTATGCGCCTAAATGCCGGAAAAGTTCGGCAGTCGGGTCTAGTGACCGATGCCAGTATCAATATCCGCTTGATTGCCAACCAGCGTACGGCCTATGCAGGTTTCCCCTTTACAGGGGATCTGTCAATGGACAGTGCCTTAGCCCTGGAGCAGCTCCAGCAACTGCGCCAAGATATACCCCAACTGCCGGAAGACCCCTATATTGTCCTACCGGAAAACTATGGTTCTAGTCGGGAAGCTTATTCTGGCCAGTTACTCGCTGCCGATCAAGTCTCTGCTGCTCTGTTACCTACCGTGCAAGGGGTAGATTTTACGGGTATTTATGCCTCTGGTCCCATTGTCCGCGCCAACCGCAACTCCGCAGGCCAGAAGCATTGGTTTGCCACGGAAACCTTTGTGCTCGATTATTCGTTGATTGCCCCTTCCGAAAAGGCTGTTAAAGCAACTCTGGCGGGCCAAACTTGGGACCAAACAGCCTACACAGAACAAATCCAGCAGTCCATCACTCAGCTTCAAGTGCTAGATCGACCCGTTAAGGTGATTGAGCCGGGTCAATATCGCACCTATTTTGCCCCCGCTGCTACTGCAGAGTTGATAGGTATGCTGTCTTGGGGCGGAGTGAGTGAAGCGTCCATGCAGCAGGGCGGCAGTTCCCTGGCCAAATTACGAGAGGGCAAGTCCCTGTCCCCCCATTTGACCTTGAAGGAAAACTTCAGCTTGGGCTTGGTGCCTCGATTTAATAGCTTAGGGGAGGTTGCCCCTGAAGAAGTGCCCCTGCTCGTTGACGGTCAGCTCGTTAATACCTTGGTCAATGCCCGCACGGCTAAGGAATATCAGGTCAAAAGTAATGCTGCTAGTGGCCATGAGGGGATGCGATCTCCCGAGGTATTGCCTGGTTCTCTAAGCACGGCAGAGATCTTGGCTCAGCTGGGAACGGGGTTATACCTATCTAATTTGCATTACCTGAACTGGAGCGATCGCACCGGGGGACGGATCACGGGCATGACCCGCTACGCCTGCTTTTGGGTAGAGCAGGGAGAAATTATTGCACCTATTAAAGATCTGCGGTTTGATGATAGCCTCTACGAATTTTTAGGTGCAAAGTTAGAGAACCTCACGGATACTCAAGAATTTATTCCCTGTGTAGACACCTATGGCGCTCGCTCCTTGGGTGGCTCCCTGATGCCAGGGCTACTGGTCAATGACTTTACATTTACACTGTAA